A stretch of the Vulcanisaeta souniana JCM 11219 genome encodes the following:
- a CDS encoding radical SAM protein, which produces MRQLNIVFGEFARGCMQCQLGIKNVLFITGLCPLNCFYCPVNRDRFGRDVMFINDRPVNKFPDDIIDELDRAGSNGLAITGGDPIMVVDRVVELVKILKDSYGQGFHIHMYTHALNASEDAIRKLTGSGIDEVRIHATNPTQLNGKLDLIKALKDAGIELGLEVPALPRFENDIIKVAELLIINRLIGFVNLNELDVSPANIETLIKMGYRPGPDGSVIGSIGAGIKIASEIRRRWPWINVNVCTSRYKDLAQIGSRLFRINMRISAGDEAVLDDGTLESQDNRGVVIKLRIGGKEYTVESG; this is translated from the coding sequence ATGAGACAACTCAATATAGTATTTGGAGAATTCGCAAGGGGATGCATGCAGTGCCAACTGGGCATTAAGAACGTGCTATTCATAACGGGTTTATGCCCACTGAACTGCTTCTACTGCCCGGTCAATAGGGATAGGTTTGGCAGGGATGTGATGTTCATCAATGATAGGCCGGTCAATAAGTTCCCTGATGATATAATTGATGAGTTGGATAGGGCTGGGTCTAATGGCCTGGCGATTACAGGTGGTGATCCAATAATGGTTGTTGATAGAGTTGTTGAGTTGGTGAAGATCCTTAAGGATAGTTATGGACAAGGCTTTCACATACACATGTACACGCATGCCCTAAACGCCAGTGAAGATGCCATTAGGAAATTAACTGGTAGTGGCATTGATGAGGTTAGGATACACGCAACAAATCCAACTCAATTAAACGGTAAACTAGACCTTATTAAGGCTCTTAAGGATGCGGGTATTGAACTCGGTCTAGAGGTGCCTGCCCTGCCTAGGTTTGAGAATGATATCATTAAGGTGGCTGAGCTCCTCATTATCAATAGATTAATAGGTTTTGTAAATCTCAATGAACTTGATGTAAGCCCTGCAAACATAGAAACCCTAATCAAGATGGGCTATAGGCCGGGACCTGACGGTAGTGTAATTGGCAGTATTGGTGCAGGAATCAAAATAGCCAGTGAGATCAGGAGGAGGTGGCCTTGGATCAATGTGAATGTATGTACGTCTCGCTACAAGGACCTCGCCCAAATTGGCAGTAGGTTGTTCAGGATCAACATGAGGATTAGTGCGGGTGATGAGGCTGTTCTTGATGATGGTACCTTGGAGAGTCAGGATAATAGGGGTGTCGTCATTAAGTTGAGAATTGGCGGCAAGGAATACACTGTAGAGAGCGGTTAA
- a CDS encoding MFS transporter: MSKQGSIEVIRRRAIISAYLGWIMDGYDALLVTPIMPLLGELFFPGPYSLLGGLSTLVATLVGRPLGSITMGYVGDAFGRRIGLLVTVLGYSLSALAIALLPTYAVAGVMAPLALLTLRFLQGIFLGGEWGPGTAMIMEWSKWRREIASAFVQSGYPIGVVIATIVNILFLTYMGPSSFNTYGWRIYMGTGAVIAVIAFVIRNRLLESPIWSKPRTNPLTLLFKHGGAQLGLSILFTGGLLTIYYSTYLIYSDFLKAIGAVSIIPSVMLISTIAAVMAVLLAGPLALVINYRWLIIGTLAISLAYAPIALILQPSLVNLVMLAFIENFAMGLVPYVLIDKFNVQYRASGLGVAYNWGLLIGGWMPLIVGLVSPMSLGMIIMMAIGIALVIIGLITLSRTKK, from the coding sequence GTGAGTAAACAGGGAAGTATTGAGGTAATTAGGCGCAGGGCCATAATCAGCGCATACCTTGGATGGATCATGGATGGTTACGACGCACTCCTGGTCACACCAATAATGCCATTACTAGGTGAATTATTCTTCCCAGGGCCATACTCACTACTTGGTGGACTATCAACCCTAGTAGCCACCCTAGTGGGTAGGCCCCTGGGTTCCATTACTATGGGCTACGTGGGGGACGCATTCGGCAGGAGAATCGGGCTTCTGGTTACGGTACTTGGTTACAGCCTGTCTGCCCTAGCCATAGCACTACTACCAACCTACGCAGTCGCAGGGGTGATGGCACCATTAGCCCTATTAACCCTCAGGTTCCTGCAGGGAATCTTCCTAGGCGGTGAATGGGGGCCGGGGACTGCTATGATCATGGAATGGAGCAAGTGGAGGAGGGAAATTGCATCGGCATTCGTACAGAGCGGTTACCCGATAGGGGTTGTCATAGCAACTATAGTCAATATCCTGTTCCTCACCTACATGGGTCCATCGTCCTTCAATACCTACGGTTGGAGGATCTACATGGGCACTGGCGCAGTTATTGCAGTGATTGCATTCGTGATTAGGAACAGGCTCCTTGAGTCACCAATATGGTCAAAACCAAGGACCAACCCACTAACCCTGCTATTCAAGCACGGCGGTGCCCAATTGGGGCTCAGCATACTATTCACGGGAGGCCTACTAACAATTTATTATTCCACATACCTAATATACTCGGATTTCCTGAAGGCAATAGGCGCAGTGAGTATAATACCCAGTGTAATGCTCATCTCAACAATAGCCGCAGTCATGGCCGTACTACTCGCTGGGCCACTAGCCCTGGTCATTAACTACAGGTGGCTTATAATTGGTACATTGGCAATATCGTTGGCCTATGCACCGATAGCACTAATACTACAACCAAGCCTCGTCAACCTAGTTATGCTAGCATTCATTGAGAACTTCGCAATGGGGCTCGTACCATACGTACTGATAGATAAATTCAATGTTCAATACAGGGCAAGCGGCCTCGGTGTCGCATACAACTGGGGTCTACTCATTGGTGGCTGGATGCCGCTAATTGTTGGTTTAGTAAGCCCCATGAGCCTAGGTATGATCATAATGATGGCGATAGGAATTGCCCTGGTGATAATAGGCCTAATAACACTGTCAAGGACCAAGAAATAA
- a CDS encoding tRNA-intron endonuclease family protein — MKEAKVQEKLVEIRKTETHEYSLTRLSNADLRELEERGIGELRDESFVLKPIELIYLSIAGYRVLINGKEIGVGDLIKEINNPHALTVYLDMRKRGYFIKPVVNGPVDFLVWEKGKSPVTSSPRYMIKMITEGLGIQVMELLNVLRYSESMGMQLVLALVSSEGVITYYKAFTFKPVKGD, encoded by the coding sequence ATGAAGGAGGCTAAAGTCCAGGAAAAGCTGGTTGAAATACGGAAAACAGAAACCCACGAGTATAGCCTAACTAGGCTTAGCAATGCTGATCTTCGTGAATTAGAGGAGAGAGGAATTGGCGAGTTAAGGGATGAATCATTTGTCCTAAAACCCATAGAGTTGATATATCTATCCATAGCTGGCTACAGGGTACTAATTAATGGCAAAGAAATCGGTGTCGGAGACCTAATAAAGGAGATCAACAACCCACATGCCTTAACCGTATACCTAGATATGAGGAAGAGAGGCTACTTTATAAAACCCGTAGTCAATGGGCCAGTAGACTTCCTAGTCTGGGAAAAGGGGAAAAGCCCAGTAACCTCGAGCCCAAGGTACATGATTAAGATGATCACCGAGGGACTCGGCATCCAGGTAATGGAACTACTAAACGTACTAAGATACAGCGAAAGCATGGGAATGCAGTTAGTCCTAGCCCTAGTGAGCTCCGAGGGGGTTATCACTTATTATAAGGCATTCACATTTAAGCCCGTTAAGGGTGATTAA
- the fni gene encoding type 2 isopentenyl-diphosphate Delta-isomerase, with the protein MIENRKDDHIRIASEQNVEEGNNLFNEVYLIHIALPEIDFDDVDTSMTIFGKKLSFPFIIGAMTGGTEIAEKINAILAKCAEEFGIGMYVGSQRVAIVKPETARSFRVVAENAPTALKIANLGAPQVSRLNERVLSDWVSQAIDMINADAIAIHLNPAQEVFQPEGEPWFRGVTDRLRFIKKIANRPLIIKEVGNGISMEVARTLVSRVGPDAIDVAGTGGTSFIRIESIRARAINEANIFSGWGIPTVLSICEVRNVYDGFIIASGGVRSGLDGAKAIAIGANAFSMSRPLLLSALKGYDETKKFIDNLFREFKATMFLTGSKNISELSRAPVVLGQDIISWLGQRGITCRRVGA; encoded by the coding sequence ATGATTGAGAATAGGAAGGATGACCATATTAGGATTGCCTCGGAGCAAAATGTTGAGGAGGGAAATAACCTATTCAATGAGGTTTACCTAATACATATTGCGCTACCGGAGATTGATTTTGATGATGTCGATACTTCAATGACCATATTTGGCAAGAAATTGTCATTTCCATTCATCATAGGTGCCATGACTGGCGGTACAGAGATTGCCGAGAAAATAAATGCGATACTCGCCAAGTGCGCCGAGGAGTTTGGTATTGGAATGTACGTTGGCTCACAGAGAGTCGCTATAGTTAAGCCCGAGACTGCCAGGAGCTTTAGGGTTGTTGCTGAGAACGCACCAACAGCCCTTAAGATAGCTAACCTGGGCGCTCCGCAGGTCTCTAGACTCAATGAGAGGGTATTAAGTGACTGGGTTTCCCAGGCAATAGACATGATTAACGCCGACGCAATAGCAATTCACTTGAACCCTGCCCAAGAGGTTTTCCAACCTGAGGGTGAGCCCTGGTTTAGAGGTGTCACTGATAGACTTAGGTTCATTAAGAAAATAGCCAATAGGCCATTAATCATTAAGGAGGTTGGAAATGGGATATCCATGGAGGTTGCAAGGACTCTTGTATCCAGGGTTGGCCCAGATGCCATTGATGTGGCCGGTACAGGAGGCACCTCCTTCATAAGGATAGAGAGCATAAGGGCTAGGGCAATTAATGAGGCAAACATATTCAGCGGTTGGGGTATACCAACAGTCTTATCTATATGCGAGGTTAGAAACGTGTATGACGGTTTCATAATAGCATCCGGTGGAGTCAGGAGTGGGCTTGATGGTGCCAAGGCAATAGCCATTGGCGCCAATGCCTTCTCAATGTCAAGGCCGCTTCTCTTATCGGCGCTTAAGGGTTATGACGAGACCAAGAAGTTCATAGATAATTTGTTCAGGGAGTTTAAGGCTACCATGTTCCTAACTGGTTCAAAAAATATCAGTGAGCTCAGTAGGGCACCCGTTGTACTTGGGCAGGACATAATATCCTGGCTAGGCCAAAGGGGCATTACATGTAGGCGAGTTGGTGCTTAG
- a CDS encoding prenyltransferase, with amino-acid sequence MNIKTWLISFSPTTLTSAFSSVTLGTALAWYLDNRFNPIIYIITLTALLLAQAGVNLVHDYYDYLSGVDKLYRASGFSHRPHPIIDLRLSPRSVITVGYALLLVAFASGIYLFTLIGWLVLVLALVGLVIGVGYSIPPLKFHYRGYGEILAAIAMGPLVTWGSYIVQTGIYTNPAPLVVGIPNGLFTLLILIGSGALEIDACRAVGKITLVLLVGIRNTKYVVYITIALMYLAIIASAILHYLPYTSLITLLLIPRTIRLAGPLLSGDENVVRSRWKELRNLWAGPFSVRLIILIILIITMIIARIYPPLSV; translated from the coding sequence ATGAACATCAAGACTTGGTTGATATCATTTAGTCCAACCACGTTGACGAGCGCCTTCTCATCAGTAACCCTGGGAACTGCACTTGCCTGGTACCTAGACAATAGGTTTAACCCAATAATTTACATAATAACACTAACAGCCCTACTTCTCGCCCAGGCGGGGGTTAACCTGGTGCATGATTATTACGATTACCTAAGCGGTGTAGACAAACTATACAGGGCAAGCGGCTTCTCCCACAGGCCACACCCAATAATAGACCTTAGGTTAAGCCCGAGGAGCGTGATTACGGTGGGTTATGCCCTACTTCTAGTGGCATTTGCCTCCGGCATTTACCTATTTACCCTAATTGGGTGGTTAGTACTTGTGTTGGCATTAGTAGGACTAGTAATTGGCGTTGGGTATAGTATACCACCACTTAAGTTTCATTATAGGGGCTATGGGGAGATACTTGCCGCAATAGCGATGGGGCCCCTCGTTACGTGGGGCTCATACATAGTCCAGACAGGCATATACACAAACCCAGCGCCGTTAGTTGTTGGAATACCAAACGGATTATTCACACTACTTATACTCATTGGTTCAGGAGCCCTAGAGATAGATGCCTGCAGGGCAGTTGGTAAGATAACACTCGTGCTCCTCGTGGGCATTAGAAACACGAAGTACGTGGTCTACATAACCATAGCACTGATGTACCTGGCAATAATAGCCTCAGCAATACTGCACTACTTGCCATACACATCCCTGATAACCCTACTCCTAATTCCACGCACTATAAGACTGGCTGGACCACTACTAAGTGGTGATGAGAACGTGGTGAGGAGTAGGTGGAAAGAACTTAGGAATCTGTGGGCTGGGCCATTTAGCGTCAGGTTAATAATCCTCATAATACTCATAATAACAATGATAATCGCACGAATATACCCACCACTCTCAGTTTAA
- a CDS encoding UbiD family decarboxylase has protein sequence MVIKDLRAFIKVLEERNELIRIDEPLSVDLEVAALLRELMYRGGPAVIIERTKEGTLPIVGNLFGKWDRVMLSMENNDPEIATSRLADLLNIRVPQGLADALKSINELRKFSQYFPKNVGNGAVKEQEWSAIDLTKIPAIRQWVHEPGRFITFGITFVKYGNYRNFGYYRLQVIGRDRFVMHWQPWRRSAMYGELGDKAEVAIVFGPDPVTMLMAGVSIPHPLDKLLVTGVLRGEGVELVRGSTVDVEYPANAELVIEGELTGEYVREGPFGDHVGVYSIAKEYPVVKVKAIYSRRNPIVPVTVTGKPVLEDGNIIRFGTKVVKSPLRLLLPELVDLEIPPEGLGFVIIASIRKRYPGHARRVMTTLWGLVPVLGKLMIVVDDDVNVRDWGQVMYAVAAHVNPSRDILIIDNYPVEELDPSTPVPNLGSKVGIDATRKLPEEYGGREYPMDATAPSDVINRVRRIVDSILGKSRN, from the coding sequence GTGGTAATTAAGGACCTTAGGGCTTTCATCAAGGTCTTGGAGGAGAGGAATGAATTAATTAGGATTGATGAACCGCTCAGTGTTGACCTTGAGGTTGCCGCATTATTAAGGGAACTAATGTATAGGGGTGGGCCAGCCGTAATTATTGAAAGAACCAAGGAGGGTACCCTACCAATAGTCGGTAACCTCTTTGGTAAGTGGGACAGAGTTATGCTTTCCATGGAAAATAACGACCCAGAAATAGCAACCTCAAGACTGGCGGATCTATTGAATATAAGGGTTCCCCAGGGTTTAGCGGATGCACTAAAATCCATTAATGAACTAAGGAAGTTTTCGCAATACTTCCCCAAAAACGTGGGTAATGGAGCTGTGAAGGAACAAGAGTGGAGCGCCATTGATTTAACGAAAATTCCGGCCATTAGGCAGTGGGTTCATGAACCTGGTAGGTTCATTACCTTCGGAATAACATTCGTCAAGTACGGCAATTACAGGAACTTCGGCTACTATAGGTTGCAGGTGATTGGTAGGGATAGGTTCGTGATGCATTGGCAGCCCTGGCGTAGGAGCGCAATGTACGGAGAGCTCGGTGATAAGGCCGAGGTAGCAATCGTATTTGGTCCTGACCCCGTGACCATGCTCATGGCTGGCGTGTCAATACCACACCCACTGGATAAGCTCCTGGTTACCGGAGTGCTTAGGGGTGAGGGCGTTGAGTTAGTGAGGGGTTCGACGGTGGATGTTGAGTATCCGGCGAATGCGGAGTTGGTCATTGAGGGTGAGTTAACGGGTGAGTACGTTAGGGAGGGGCCATTTGGTGACCATGTCGGTGTTTACTCAATAGCCAAGGAGTACCCTGTGGTCAAGGTTAAGGCTATTTACTCAAGAAGGAACCCAATAGTACCTGTTACAGTAACCGGAAAGCCTGTACTTGAGGATGGTAATATCATAAGGTTTGGAACCAAGGTAGTAAAGTCACCGCTCAGGTTGTTACTGCCGGAGCTTGTTGACCTGGAAATACCTCCTGAGGGTTTAGGGTTCGTAATCATCGCATCCATTAGGAAGAGGTACCCAGGGCATGCAAGGAGGGTCATGACTACACTATGGGGCCTAGTACCAGTATTAGGTAAGTTAATGATAGTCGTTGATGATGATGTTAATGTGAGAGATTGGGGCCAGGTAATGTACGCAGTAGCCGCTCACGTTAATCCGTCAAGGGACATACTAATAATTGATAATTACCCAGTGGAGGAGCTCGACCCATCAACACCAGTTCCAAACCTGGGCAGTAAGGTTGGCATCGATGCCACCAGGAAACTCCCTGAAGAATATGGCGGTAGAGAGTACCCAATGGATGCTACTGCGCCAAGTGACGTGATTAATAGGGTTAGGAGGATTGTGGACTCAATCTTGGGCAAGTCAAGGAATTGA
- a CDS encoding NAD(P)-dependent oxidoreductase, whose translation MRTCVIGLGRMGRGMAVNLVNRGHVVYGYDVNKSIYTALGNAGVKTVDSMEQCGDVDYVVLALPTGGESTQVLSELGTNSVVIDTTTMSLAELEQVLSIVRNRGFRYITARLEGGPRQAESGSLVMFIGGDEQLYRQSEEFLRQLGTPIYIGTHEQAALLKLISTSIIIANTMILAELSPIMKDVGLDTNTLVKALSMSGADSAQLRTRLPWILSGNYPESFSIDLAKYVVDETIKHSMSKGRSLPIMNMIDKILEIARNEGKGKGDFSEAAEILKK comes from the coding sequence ATGAGGACATGTGTAATCGGATTGGGTAGGATGGGTAGGGGCATGGCCGTAAATCTCGTTAATAGGGGTCACGTGGTCTATGGCTATGATGTCAATAAGTCCATATACACGGCCTTAGGTAATGCCGGCGTGAAGACGGTGGACAGCATGGAGCAGTGCGGCGATGTTGATTACGTAGTGCTCGCATTGCCCACGGGCGGGGAGTCCACCCAGGTACTGAGTGAATTAGGTACTAACTCCGTGGTAATAGACACAACAACGATGAGTCTGGCGGAGCTTGAGCAGGTACTCTCCATAGTCCGTAACAGGGGGTTTAGGTACATAACCGCTAGACTTGAGGGCGGACCAAGACAGGCTGAGAGTGGGTCTCTCGTGATGTTTATTGGCGGTGATGAACAACTGTATAGGCAATCAGAGGAATTCCTTAGGCAACTGGGCACTCCGATCTACATTGGTACCCACGAGCAAGCCGCACTACTTAAGTTAATCAGTACGTCAATAATCATAGCCAACACCATGATATTGGCCGAACTATCGCCAATAATGAAGGACGTGGGCCTAGACACAAATACCCTAGTCAAGGCACTAAGCATGAGCGGGGCCGACTCGGCGCAACTAAGGACCAGGCTACCCTGGATACTAAGCGGTAACTACCCAGAGTCCTTCTCAATAGACCTCGCTAAATACGTGGTTGATGAAACAATAAAGCACTCAATGAGCAAGGGCAGGTCGTTACCGATAATGAACATGATCGACAAAATCCTTGAGATAGCCAGGAATGAAGGTAAAGGGAAGGGGGACTTCTCCGAGGCAGCTGAGATCCTAAAGAAGTAA
- a CDS encoding 50S ribosomal protein L2: protein MGKKILVQRRGRGGSQFRSPSWIREGPVKYLSVNEAELNGIIRGVVKELMHVPGLNAPVARISLEDGREFLNYAAEGMYVGQLIEMGASARPMPGNILPLSKIPEGSMIYNIEKRPNDGGKFVRSSGTYAVVLIHKDSTTVVQLPSGKVMEIDSRSRATVGIVAGGGRIEKPMLKAGVKYYRALAKSWKYPLVRGKAMNPYAHPHGGGSHQKGGTPVPRTAAPGQKVGFIASRCTGRRCPQIIPRSKRVWASGYSKKTRLRNKKTGAMPSE, encoded by the coding sequence GTGGGCAAGAAAATACTGGTACAAAGACGCGGGAGGGGCGGATCGCAATTCAGAAGCCCCAGTTGGATCAGGGAGGGCCCTGTTAAGTACTTATCAGTTAACGAAGCCGAGCTTAATGGCATTATTAGGGGCGTTGTCAAAGAGTTGATGCATGTACCTGGTCTTAATGCCCCCGTGGCTAGGATATCACTTGAGGACGGTAGGGAATTCCTGAACTACGCGGCTGAGGGTATGTACGTGGGACAATTAATTGAAATGGGCGCATCAGCAAGGCCAATGCCAGGCAATATACTTCCTCTCAGTAAAATACCCGAGGGTTCCATGATCTATAATATTGAGAAGAGACCAAATGATGGTGGCAAGTTCGTTAGGTCAAGTGGTACTTATGCCGTCGTCCTAATTCATAAGGATAGTACTACCGTTGTTCAGTTACCAAGTGGTAAGGTTATGGAGATAGATTCGAGGTCTAGGGCCACTGTTGGTATTGTGGCTGGTGGCGGTAGGATTGAGAAGCCCATGCTCAAGGCTGGAGTTAAGTATTATAGGGCTCTCGCCAAGTCCTGGAAGTACCCATTGGTTAGGGGTAAGGCGATGAATCCATATGCGCATCCACATGGTGGTGGTAGTCACCAGAAGGGTGGTACTCCAGTACCTAGGACTGCGGCGCCTGGTCAGAAGGTTGGTTTCATAGCATCCAGGTGTACTGGTAGGAGGTGCCCACAGATTATACCAAGGAGTAAGAGGGTTTGGGCATCTGGTTATTCGAAGAAGACCAGGCTTAGGAATAAGAAGACTGGCGCAATGCCGTCAGAGTAA
- a CDS encoding rhomboid family intramembrane serine protease: MYRFKSTLIAFLVSTAFTIPIFITMSMNQATYEIMVALLGSTWPPITPWGFLTAIFAHPTFEDYFFDMLTLWMIGPYFESMFGTRNFWLTFMLSGVASALSPILYYAMGTPVLVGGSSGALFGLIGFIIATPHRGVILANPINIIAIIFLLSPLAFAFGIAYLGHLLGFVIGIILGYVYVRKH, translated from the coding sequence ATGTATAGGTTTAAAAGTACATTAATTGCTTTCCTAGTATCGACGGCATTCACAATACCCATATTCATAACCATGAGCATGAACCAAGCAACCTACGAAATAATGGTCGCACTACTGGGTAGCACGTGGCCACCGATAACGCCCTGGGGCTTCCTAACGGCAATATTCGCACACCCAACATTTGAGGACTACTTCTTCGACATGCTCACTCTATGGATGATTGGGCCGTACTTCGAATCAATGTTCGGGACCAGGAACTTCTGGCTAACCTTCATGCTCAGCGGCGTAGCCTCCGCCCTTTCGCCAATACTCTACTACGCAATGGGGACCCCAGTCCTTGTTGGTGGTTCATCGGGTGCATTGTTTGGGCTTATAGGCTTCATTATAGCCACGCCGCACAGAGGCGTGATACTGGCGAACCCAATTAACATAATAGCAATAATATTCCTACTATCACCACTGGCCTTTGCCTTTGGCATAGCCTACCTAGGGCATCTCCTTGGTTTTGTCATAGGCATCATACTTGGATACGTATATGTAAGAAAACACTAA
- a CDS encoding DUF72 domain-containing protein, which produces MVKVFVGTSGWLYDWNQDSTFDWYVRNSGLNAVELNVSFYRFPFRNQVASWARKGAGLRWAVKVHRYVTHVKRLREDALDTWRRFRDLFQPLDPYIDFYLFQMPPSFAYNDENIERISVFAKGSGLSVRLAIEFRHESWFNSEDAIDELRHLGITVVSIDEPGITWIESTNGIVYLRLHGKTDWYMHDYGEDELRDLAVRAFSLKPNAVYVFFNNDHWMLENARKMLTILRDLVE; this is translated from the coding sequence GTGGTTAAGGTCTTTGTTGGAACGTCAGGGTGGCTCTACGACTGGAACCAAGACTCAACCTTCGACTGGTACGTAAGGAACTCCGGCCTCAATGCGGTTGAATTGAACGTATCCTTTTATCGATTCCCATTCAGGAACCAGGTGGCTTCCTGGGCCAGGAAGGGCGCTGGACTTAGGTGGGCTGTTAAGGTTCATAGGTACGTAACCCATGTTAAGAGGCTCAGGGAGGATGCCCTGGACACCTGGCGTAGGTTTAGGGACTTGTTTCAGCCGCTTGATCCATACATAGACTTTTACCTATTTCAAATGCCGCCATCCTTCGCCTACAATGATGAGAACATTGAGAGAATTAGTGTGTTTGCTAAGGGGAGTGGGCTCAGCGTTAGGCTGGCCATTGAGTTTCGTCACGAGAGTTGGTTCAATAGTGAGGATGCCATTGACGAATTAAGGCATTTGGGTATAACTGTGGTTTCTATCGATGAGCCTGGCATCACATGGATTGAAAGCACCAATGGCATTGTTTACCTGCGCCTTCATGGTAAGACTGATTGGTATATGCATGATTATGGCGAGGATGAACTTAGGGATTTGGCGGTTAGAGCTTTTTCCCTGAAGCCTAATGCGGTTTATGTTTTCTTTAATAATGACCATTGGATGCTTGAGAACGCCAGAAAAATGCTGACTATATTAAGGGATTTAGTGGAGTGA